One window of Kosakonia cowanii JCM 10956 = DSM 18146 genomic DNA carries:
- a CDS encoding helix-turn-helix domain-containing protein, with protein sequence MTTTRKSKSLAYEAIHSAAKGLFDAGAMTQETMRNFDERCLSPVDALKPEEIKGLRERFNVSQSVFARYLNTSVSTIQKWENGMKRPSGVSLKLLSVVQKHGLKVLL encoded by the coding sequence ATGACAACGACACGAAAAAGTAAAAGCCTCGCTTATGAGGCAATCCATAGCGCGGCAAAGGGGTTATTTGATGCCGGGGCCATGACTCAGGAAACAATGCGTAACTTTGATGAGCGTTGCCTGAGCCCCGTTGATGCTCTTAAACCTGAGGAGATCAAAGGGCTACGCGAGCGATTCAACGTTAGTCAGTCGGTCTTTGCCCGCTATCTCAACACCAGCGTTTCAACGATACAAAAGTGGGAAAACGGTATGAAGCGGCCAAGTGGCGTCTCCCTCAAGTTACTTTCTGTAGTGCAGAAACATGGGCTTAAGGTCTT
- a CDS encoding type II toxin-antitoxin system RelE/ParE family toxin — MVSFKRIFKTKWFAKAAKKFGIRDSELRQAIDELMQGKADNLGAGVYKKRLNQNRDRAIILTKGGAHAFYTFIYAKQDMANIDDGELAAFRELAKHYAGLSESVLLVLINNRELVEITHDNDTKK, encoded by the coding sequence ATGGTATCTTTTAAACGGATTTTTAAAACCAAATGGTTTGCCAAAGCGGCCAAAAAATTTGGCATCCGCGACAGCGAATTACGTCAGGCAATCGATGAGTTGATGCAGGGCAAGGCGGATAATTTAGGCGCAGGGGTCTACAAGAAACGGCTAAATCAGAACCGCGATCGTGCCATTATCCTGACAAAAGGCGGCGCACATGCGTTTTACACCTTCATCTATGCAAAGCAGGATATGGCAAATATCGATGACGGTGAGTTAGCCGCGTTTCGTGAGCTGGCAAAACATTACGCTGGCCTTTCCGAAAGCGTCCTTTTGGTGCTAATCAATAACAGAGAGTTGGTTGAGATTACTCATGACAACGACACGAAAAAGTAA
- the pabA gene encoding aminodeoxychorismate synthase component 2, producing the protein MILLIDNYDSFTWNLYQYFCELGAHVEVRRNDELTLADIEMLAPQKMVISPGPCTPDESGISLDVIAHYAGKLPILGVCLGHQAIAQVFGATIVRAAKVMHGKTSPITHSSSGVFSGLNNPLTVTRYHSLVIDPPTLPDCFEVTAWSESGEIMGIRHKVWDLEGVQFHPESILSEQGHQLLENFLSR; encoded by the coding sequence ATGATCCTGCTTATCGACAATTACGACTCCTTCACCTGGAACCTCTACCAATATTTTTGTGAGCTGGGCGCACACGTGGAGGTGAGGCGTAACGATGAGCTGACGCTGGCGGATATTGAGATGTTAGCGCCGCAGAAAATGGTTATTTCGCCAGGCCCTTGCACGCCGGATGAGTCCGGCATTTCGCTTGACGTTATTGCGCACTATGCGGGTAAACTGCCGATCCTCGGCGTTTGCCTCGGCCATCAGGCGATTGCCCAGGTGTTTGGTGCCACCATTGTGCGCGCGGCGAAAGTGATGCACGGCAAAACCTCCCCCATTACTCACTCCAGCAGCGGTGTGTTTAGCGGCTTAAATAATCCGTTAACCGTTACCCGCTATCACTCTTTGGTCATCGATCCGCCTACCTTACCTGACTGCTTCGAGGTCACTGCCTGGAGTGAAAGCGGCGAGATCATGGGCATTCGCCATAAGGTGTGGGATCTGGAAGGCGTGCAGTTCCACCCGGAAAGTATTCTGAGCGAGCAGGGCCATCAATTGCTGGAAAACTTCCTTTCGCGGTGA